The Caproicibacterium lactatifermentans genome contains a region encoding:
- the guaA gene encoding glutamine-hydrolyzing GMP synthase, which translates to MVKNEAVLVLDFGGQYCQLIARRVRECKVYCEIKSYKTPVTELAKKHYKGIILTGGPKSVYDEKSPHCDKALFEMGVPVLGICYGAQLMAYTLNGKVSSSEVREYGKTPFQVKNLQSPLMQEVPETSVCWMSHTDHISEVPEGFETIASTKTCPIAAMENRSEKLYAVQFHPEVEHTEYGQQILRNFLFQVCDCSGDWIMSSFIEQTVADIREKVGSKKVLCALSGGVDSSVAAVLMHKAIGKNLTCIFVDHGMLRKDEGDQVETVFRKQFDMNLIRVNAGPQFLEKLKGVTDPEKKRKIIGEGFIRTFEMESRKLGKIEFLCQGTIYPDVVESGTGDAAVIKSHHNVGGLPKDIGFEGIIEPLRNLFKDEVREVGTQLGIPENLVWRQPFPGPGLGIRILGEITAEKIAVLQEADAIFREEVAKAGLSKKISQYFAVLTNMRSVGVMGDGRTYDYTIALRGVTTSDFMTADWARIPYPVLERTSDRIINEVKGINRVVYDITSKPPATIEWE; encoded by the coding sequence ATGGTAAAGAATGAGGCCGTACTGGTGCTGGATTTTGGTGGCCAGTACTGCCAGCTCATTGCACGCCGTGTGCGTGAATGTAAAGTTTACTGTGAAATTAAAAGTTATAAGACACCTGTTACCGAACTTGCTAAAAAGCATTATAAAGGGATTATTTTAACTGGCGGACCAAAGTCCGTGTATGATGAAAAATCCCCGCACTGTGACAAAGCGCTTTTCGAAATGGGCGTTCCGGTATTGGGTATTTGCTATGGTGCTCAGTTAATGGCTTATACTTTAAACGGTAAAGTCAGCAGCAGCGAAGTGCGTGAATATGGAAAAACGCCGTTTCAGGTTAAAAATCTGCAGAGCCCGCTGATGCAGGAAGTGCCGGAAACTTCGGTTTGTTGGATGAGTCACACAGACCACATCAGCGAGGTGCCGGAAGGCTTTGAGACCATCGCTTCCACAAAGACCTGCCCGATTGCGGCCATGGAAAATCGTTCAGAAAAACTGTATGCTGTGCAGTTCCATCCGGAAGTGGAGCATACTGAATATGGTCAGCAGATTCTGCGCAATTTTCTGTTTCAGGTATGCGATTGCAGCGGGGACTGGATTATGTCTTCCTTTATTGAGCAGACTGTTGCAGATATTCGTGAGAAGGTCGGCAGCAAGAAAGTGCTCTGTGCGCTTTCCGGCGGCGTAGACAGTTCCGTTGCGGCGGTACTGATGCATAAAGCAATCGGCAAAAACTTAACCTGTATTTTTGTGGACCATGGTATGCTGCGCAAAGATGAGGGTGACCAGGTGGAAACTGTTTTCCGGAAACAGTTTGATATGAACCTGATTCGTGTCAATGCCGGCCCGCAGTTTTTAGAGAAACTGAAGGGCGTAACGGACCCAGAAAAGAAACGCAAAATTATTGGTGAGGGTTTTATCCGTACCTTTGAGATGGAATCCCGTAAATTGGGAAAGATTGAGTTTCTCTGTCAGGGCACCATTTATCCGGACGTTGTTGAAAGCGGCACCGGGGATGCGGCGGTTATCAAAAGCCACCACAATGTCGGCGGTCTGCCGAAAGATATTGGCTTTGAAGGCATTATTGAGCCGCTGCGGAACTTGTTTAAGGATGAAGTACGGGAAGTCGGCACACAGCTGGGCATTCCGGAAAACTTAGTCTGGCGGCAGCCGTTCCCGGGCCCAGGACTCGGCATTCGTATTCTCGGGGAAATCACCGCTGAAAAAATTGCAGTTCTGCAGGAAGCGGATGCTATTTTCCGTGAAGAGGTAGCGAAAGCGGGGCTGTCTAAAAAAATTAGCCAGTATTTTGCAGTGCTTACTAATATGCGCAGTGTTGGCGTTATGGGTGACGGACGTACGTATGATTATACGATTGCACTGCGCGGTGTTACGACCAGCGATTTTATGACTGCGGACTGGGCACGTATTCCATATCCTGTGCTGGAGCGTACCTCCGACCGTATTATCAATGAAGTAAAAGGCATTAACCGGGTGGTTTATGACATTACCAGTAAACCTCCGGCCACAATCGAGTGGGAATAA
- a CDS encoding DHHW family protein: protein MIDSDTEASGKETIETRRRATQKKRALLQKRLSILTGMTLLVVVLLTVIINLVVPDKSFSVNENRNLAEWPKFSVQSLLDGSYTTGLQSYVSDQFFGRDGWITFKLKQDRIKGVQESNGVYLGKDGYLMEKPAEPDNSAVQKSIDAINSFAEKYNSVHMHMTVVPNAACVLSDKLPKNAPVRDQKADLANIKAHLNQQVSFTDVTSALSAHKKENIYYHTDHHWTSLGASYAFHAMAGGLGIQNPPKKCDIYTVTNRFEGTMASKSGCYDYQDSIEVYIPKNSENSYYVTYEDSHKKSASLYQSAALKAKDKYTVFLGGNHPLVTIHTTNNNRKCLLLFKDSYANCFVQFLTPYYEEIILVDPRYYYENVGKIMSGENVTDVLFLYNLNTFAADTDLADVLSSAKMTAK, encoded by the coding sequence ATGATTGATAGTGATACAGAAGCCTCCGGGAAGGAGACCATTGAAACACGGCGTCGGGCAACGCAGAAAAAGCGCGCACTGCTGCAGAAACGTCTGTCCATTTTAACCGGAATGACACTGCTTGTGGTGGTTTTGCTGACAGTAATCATAAACCTTGTAGTGCCTGATAAAAGCTTTTCCGTAAACGAAAACAGGAATCTGGCAGAATGGCCGAAGTTTTCCGTACAGAGCCTATTAGACGGCAGCTATACCACCGGGCTGCAGTCCTACGTTTCAGACCAGTTCTTCGGCAGGGATGGCTGGATTACATTCAAACTGAAGCAGGACCGGATAAAAGGTGTACAGGAATCCAACGGCGTATACCTCGGAAAAGACGGCTATCTGATGGAAAAGCCGGCGGAACCGGATAACAGCGCGGTGCAGAAAAGCATAGATGCTATCAATTCTTTTGCCGAAAAATACAACAGCGTTCATATGCACATGACAGTTGTGCCCAATGCCGCCTGCGTTTTATCCGACAAACTGCCAAAAAACGCACCAGTACGGGACCAAAAAGCGGACCTCGCAAACATCAAGGCACACCTGAATCAGCAGGTTTCTTTTACCGATGTGACCAGTGCCCTCTCCGCACACAAGAAGGAAAATATTTATTACCACACCGACCACCATTGGACCAGCCTAGGTGCAAGTTATGCGTTTCACGCCATGGCAGGCGGCCTCGGCATACAAAATCCACCGAAAAAATGCGACATCTACACGGTTACCAACCGTTTTGAGGGCACCATGGCTTCCAAAAGCGGCTGTTACGATTATCAGGACAGCATCGAGGTGTACATACCTAAAAACAGTGAAAACAGCTACTATGTAACCTATGAGGACAGCCATAAAAAAAGCGCCTCCCTTTACCAAAGCGCGGCGCTGAAAGCAAAAGACAAATACACGGTATTTCTGGGCGGTAACCACCCGCTTGTGACCATTCACACTACCAACAACAACCGCAAATGCCTACTGTTGTTTAAGGATTCCTATGCCAACTGCTTCGTGCAGTTCCTAACTCCCTACTATGAGGAAATCATTTTGGTAGACCCGCGGTATTACTACGAAAACGTCGGAAAAATCATGTCCGGCGAAAATGTTACCGATGTTCTGTTCCTCTACAATCTGAATACATTTGCTGCGGACACCGACCTTGCAGATGTGCTTTCCTCCGCAAAGATGACAGCAAAATAA
- a CDS encoding DUF2705 family protein: protein MRRKKYLRDFLECLAAAALFLFIMVRNLSTVQDSHMEQYFIQNFMGIVVYGTDISQVLLQIVPEIVVFYIFSGVFLADYEINFVYVFTRVGSKQRWLLKKAVELLMKVVVLWLLIFVLSFLFGTVGGFTLSSESMSIYGRLFLFQTVSMFFMLFVQNFASLSIGRSKSFLLLLIFYAASLALGVLFYNKSSQINLILSLLPPSSQMYIWHSDSPLANLWDKPLKGFTTAFSMIWMAVLFVVSYVLSAVILQKKDLIELVKGESA from the coding sequence ATGCGCCGAAAGAAATATTTACGTGATTTTTTAGAGTGTTTGGCAGCTGCGGCTCTGTTTTTATTTATTATGGTTCGCAATTTATCCACGGTGCAGGACAGCCATATGGAACAGTATTTTATACAGAATTTTATGGGTATCGTTGTTTATGGTACAGATATATCACAGGTTTTGTTGCAAATTGTCCCGGAAATTGTTGTCTTTTATATCTTTTCAGGCGTGTTTTTGGCAGATTACGAGATTAACTTTGTGTATGTTTTTACAAGGGTTGGCAGCAAGCAACGTTGGTTGCTGAAAAAAGCAGTGGAACTTTTAATGAAAGTTGTTGTTTTATGGTTGCTGATTTTTGTCCTCAGTTTTCTTTTTGGAACGGTGGGTGGATTCACTCTATCTTCGGAAAGTATGAGTATATATGGACGGCTGTTCTTATTTCAAACGGTGTCGATGTTTTTTATGCTGTTTGTTCAGAATTTTGCTTCGTTGTCGATTGGCAGAAGCAAATCTTTTTTACTGCTTCTAATTTTTTATGCTGCCAGTTTGGCACTGGGAGTATTATTTTATAATAAGAGTTCACAAATTAATTTAATTCTTTCATTACTGCCGCCCAGTAGCCAGATGTATATCTGGCACAGCGACAGCCCGCTTGCAAATCTTTGGGATAAGCCACTCAAGGGATTTACCACTGCTTTTTCTATGATATGGATGGCAGTTTTGTTTGTTGTTTCTTATGTCCTATCAGCTGTTATTTTACAGAAAAAAGACCTAATCGAACTCGTGAAAGGGGAATCTGCATGA
- the pdxS gene encoding pyridoxal 5'-phosphate synthase lyase subunit PdxS, protein MENRYELNKDLAQMLKGGVIMDVTSPEQAKIAEQAGACAVMALERIPADIRAAGGVSRMSDPKMIRSIQQAVSIPVMAKVRIGHFVEAQILQAIEIDFIDESEVLSPADDVYHIDKTKFQVPFVCGAKDLGEALRRIAEGASMIRTKGEPGTGDVVQAVRHMRKMNSEIRRIQSMREDELYEAAKQLEVPYRMVRSVHDNGRLPVVNFAAGGIATPADAALMMQLGAEGVFVGSGIFKSGNPAKRASAIVKAVTNYKDPKMLAELSTDLGEAMVGINADEIALLMAERGK, encoded by the coding sequence ATGGAAAACCGGTATGAGCTGAACAAAGACCTTGCACAGATGCTGAAGGGCGGCGTCATTATGGACGTTACATCCCCGGAACAGGCCAAAATTGCGGAACAGGCTGGTGCCTGTGCGGTGATGGCGCTGGAACGCATTCCTGCCGATATTCGGGCCGCCGGCGGTGTTTCCCGTATGAGTGACCCCAAAATGATTCGCAGCATTCAGCAGGCTGTGTCCATTCCTGTGATGGCCAAAGTGCGTATTGGGCACTTTGTAGAAGCCCAAATTTTGCAGGCAATTGAAATAGACTTCATCGATGAAAGTGAAGTGCTCTCCCCTGCCGATGATGTCTATCATATCGACAAAACAAAGTTTCAAGTCCCCTTTGTCTGCGGCGCAAAGGACCTCGGTGAAGCACTGCGGCGCATTGCGGAAGGTGCTTCCATGATTCGCACCAAAGGGGAACCCGGCACGGGAGATGTTGTACAGGCCGTGCGGCATATGCGGAAAATGAACAGTGAAATTCGCCGCATTCAAAGTATGCGGGAAGATGAACTGTACGAGGCCGCCAAACAGCTGGAGGTCCCCTACCGTATGGTACGCTCGGTACACGATAACGGCCGTCTGCCTGTTGTCAACTTTGCGGCCGGCGGCATTGCAACTCCGGCGGACGCCGCGCTGATGATGCAGCTGGGCGCTGAAGGCGTATTTGTCGGTTCCGGCATTTTTAAATCCGGCAACCCTGCCAAACGTGCTTCTGCTATCGTAAAAGCTGTGACAAATTACAAGGACCCCAAAATGCTCGCTGAACTTTCCACGGACTTGGGTGAAGCAATGGTCGGCATTAACGCAGATGAAATTGCGCTGTTAATGGCGGAACGCGGCAAATAA
- a CDS encoding ATP-binding cassette domain-containing protein — MTAIEIQNMSKTIKGQTVLSNINLTLETGGSYEFYGHNGSGKSMLFRAVSGLIHPTEGSVKVFGKELGKEISFPESMGLIIENVGFWPYYTGFENLQVLASIRHIISDEEIKESIRRVGLNPEDKRTYKKYSLGMKQRLAIAQVVMEKPELIILDEPTNALDEEAVEAVRHLIREEQKRGATILIASHNREDLKQMCDQYYKMTDGKLEEGELQE; from the coding sequence ATGACCGCGATTGAGATTCAGAATATGTCAAAAACAATAAAAGGCCAAACAGTATTATCCAATATTAACTTAACGCTGGAGACAGGAGGAAGCTACGAATTTTACGGTCACAATGGCTCTGGAAAATCCATGCTGTTTCGTGCAGTTTCCGGTTTAATTCATCCAACAGAAGGCAGTGTTAAGGTGTTTGGAAAAGAATTAGGAAAAGAAATCTCGTTTCCTGAAAGTATGGGACTAATTATAGAGAATGTTGGATTTTGGCCTTATTACACAGGTTTTGAAAATTTGCAGGTGCTGGCGTCCATCCGCCACATTATTTCAGATGAGGAGATTAAAGAAAGCATTCGCCGTGTAGGATTGAACCCGGAGGACAAGCGCACCTATAAAAAATACTCGCTCGGTATGAAACAGCGTCTTGCAATTGCGCAAGTGGTAATGGAAAAACCAGAGCTAATTATTCTGGATGAACCAACAAATGCTTTGGACGAAGAAGCAGTGGAAGCCGTGCGACATTTGATTCGTGAGGAACAGAAACGCGGGGCAACTATTTTGATTGCAAGCCATAATAGGGAAGATCTTAAACAGATGTGCGACCAGTACTATAAAATGACAGATGGCAAATTGGAAGAAGGCGAACTGCAGGAATGA
- a CDS encoding MBOAT family O-acyltransferase → MTFSSLIFLFAFFPISLLLYYLVPQKAKNTALVVISLLFYAWGMPKYMVLLAFSIFFNYFAGLGIARSKAADKRHAALTYMVIATVVNLLLLGFFKYDGFLIENINHLFHLSLTYTPLPLPIGISFYTFQALSYLFDIYMEKAPVQENFINFAVYVSFFPKITSGPIVQYHDMVDQLTHRSCDLVKFGEGAKLFIIGLGKKVLLADGLNTTFTAVSALPANGISTLTAWVGCITYTLVIYFDFSGYSDMAIGLAKMFGFDFAKNFDYPYISESVTEYWRRWHISLGRWFRDYVYIPLGGNRNGLAKNIRNIIIVWLLTGLWHGAAWNFIFWGGFYGALLLLEKFVLKDFLPKIPAAVKHIFTMLMVMIGWVFFFSPTLPSGLLWVGRMFGIGAPAAADAAGRYYLTQSLALIIIGAFGATPAAARIGRGISAMARGKYRLALRIVSCCLILVLSMAYMVNSTYSTFLYFKF, encoded by the coding sequence ATGACATTTAGCAGTCTTATTTTCCTTTTTGCTTTCTTCCCCATCAGCCTTCTGCTGTACTATTTGGTACCGCAGAAAGCAAAGAACACGGCCCTCGTTGTAATCAGCCTACTTTTTTACGCCTGGGGCATGCCAAAATACATGGTGCTCCTTGCTTTCAGCATCTTTTTTAACTATTTTGCCGGCCTTGGCATTGCCCGCAGCAAAGCAGCGGACAAACGACACGCGGCACTGACCTATATGGTTATAGCCACTGTAGTGAATCTGCTGCTGCTCGGCTTCTTTAAATATGACGGATTTCTAATTGAAAACATCAATCATCTTTTTCATCTGTCCCTCACCTATACGCCGCTGCCGCTGCCGATTGGCATTTCTTTTTATACATTCCAGGCGCTCTCTTATCTTTTTGACATTTACATGGAAAAAGCACCTGTACAGGAAAATTTCATCAATTTTGCGGTTTATGTCAGCTTTTTCCCGAAAATCACCTCCGGACCGATTGTGCAGTACCATGACATGGTGGACCAGCTGACTCACCGCAGCTGTGACCTTGTAAAGTTCGGTGAAGGCGCCAAACTCTTTATTATCGGCCTTGGCAAAAAAGTGCTTTTGGCCGACGGCCTAAACACAACCTTTACTGCGGTTTCAGCTCTGCCGGCAAACGGTATTTCCACACTGACAGCCTGGGTGGGCTGCATTACTTACACACTGGTCATTTATTTTGATTTCAGCGGATATTCCGACATGGCGATTGGCCTTGCGAAAATGTTCGGCTTTGACTTTGCCAAAAACTTTGATTACCCTTATATTTCTGAAAGCGTTACAGAATACTGGAGGAGATGGCACATCTCCCTTGGACGGTGGTTCCGCGACTATGTCTATATTCCACTGGGCGGCAACCGGAACGGCCTTGCCAAAAATATCCGGAATATCATCATTGTCTGGCTGCTGACCGGCCTGTGGCATGGCGCCGCCTGGAACTTCATTTTCTGGGGCGGTTTCTACGGTGCGCTGCTGCTTCTTGAAAAATTTGTTCTGAAAGATTTTTTGCCCAAGATACCTGCGGCTGTAAAGCACATATTCACCATGCTGATGGTAATGATTGGCTGGGTCTTTTTCTTCTCGCCCACCCTCCCCTCTGGTCTGCTCTGGGTTGGAAGAATGTTCGGCATCGGTGCCCCCGCCGCAGCGGACGCGGCCGGCCGCTATTATCTTACACAAAGTCTGGCATTGATTATCATTGGTGCCTTCGGTGCCACGCCGGCCGCCGCACGAATCGGCCGCGGCATTTCCGCCATGGCACGCGGAAAGTACCGGCTGGCATTGCGAATTGTCAGCTGCTGTTTGATTTTGGTCCTGTCCATGGCCTATATGGTCAATTCAACCTACAGCACATTCCTTTACTTCAAATTCTGA
- the pdxT gene encoding pyridoxal 5'-phosphate synthase glutaminase subunit PdxT, with protein MKIGVFALQGAFAEHSAMLHRLGVESREIRQRADMNDSFDGFILPGGESTVMRKLLLELGLQQPLSEQLDHGVPIFGTCAGLLLLAKQVENGPTCLSRMDIAAKRNAYGRQLGSFTTVAPFAGIDSIPMTFIRAPYISRTFGAAQPLAEVNGKIVAAQQGNMLVTAFHPELTADTRVHAYFLDMVRRAAQKAS; from the coding sequence ATGAAAATAGGTGTTTTTGCACTGCAGGGTGCTTTTGCGGAACACAGTGCCATGCTGCACCGTCTGGGTGTGGAAAGCCGTGAAATTCGTCAGCGTGCAGATATGAACGATTCTTTTGATGGGTTTATTCTTCCCGGCGGTGAAAGCACAGTCATGCGTAAACTGCTGCTGGAACTCGGTCTGCAACAGCCGCTTTCAGAACAGCTTGACCACGGTGTACCGATTTTCGGAACCTGTGCCGGTCTGCTGCTGCTTGCAAAGCAGGTGGAAAATGGACCCACCTGTCTTTCCCGAATGGACATTGCGGCAAAGCGGAATGCCTATGGGCGGCAGTTGGGCAGCTTCACAACTGTAGCACCGTTCGCTGGCATTGACAGCATCCCAATGACGTTTATCCGTGCGCCCTATATTTCCCGCACCTTTGGTGCCGCCCAGCCGTTGGCCGAAGTAAACGGCAAAATCGTTGCCGCACAGCAGGGAAATATGCTGGTCACCGCGTTCCACCCGGAATTAACCGCGGATACACGTGTGCACGCATATTTTCTGGACATGGTCAGACGGGCCGCACAAAAAGCCTCCTAA
- a CDS encoding LysR family transcriptional regulator encodes MEITYDYYRIFYYAAQYHSFTRAARAMHNSQPNITRCMNALEQQLGCTLFVRSNKGTKLTPEGRRLYAHVSIAYEQLLAGQQELAGEHSMKHGLVSIAASETALHLLLLKQLQRFHRQYPGIRLRISNHSTPQAVAALQNGLADFAVVTTPADVRKPLNEGILYSFREVLIGGPQYAELAKKPHSLRDLLDCPFICLGEGTGTRELYRHWFAEYGLPLQADVEAATMDQVLPMVQYDLGIGFYPAELAEPEIAQKRIVQIPLTEPVPTRSVCLIEDTARPLSMAAKALKQMLPEEH; translated from the coding sequence ATGGAAATCACTTATGATTATTACCGCATTTTTTACTACGCGGCACAATACCACAGCTTTACCAGAGCGGCGCGGGCTATGCACAACAGTCAGCCAAACATCACACGCTGCATGAACGCGTTGGAGCAGCAGCTGGGGTGCACCCTGTTTGTTCGTTCCAACAAGGGAACAAAGCTGACGCCGGAGGGGCGTCGGTTGTACGCGCACGTTTCCATTGCTTATGAGCAGCTCCTCGCCGGACAGCAGGAGCTGGCGGGTGAACACAGCATGAAGCACGGGCTTGTTTCCATCGCCGCCAGTGAAACAGCACTGCACCTGCTTTTACTGAAACAGCTGCAGCGGTTTCACCGGCAGTATCCGGGCATTCGTCTGCGTATTTCCAATCACTCTACGCCGCAGGCTGTCGCCGCCCTGCAGAATGGGCTGGCGGACTTTGCGGTTGTGACAACTCCAGCTGATGTGCGAAAGCCGCTGAACGAAGGCATTCTCTATTCTTTTCGGGAAGTTCTCATCGGCGGACCGCAGTATGCCGAACTGGCAAAAAAGCCCCACTCCCTGCGAGACCTGCTGGATTGCCCGTTCATTTGCCTGGGAGAAGGCACCGGCACCCGTGAACTGTACCGGCACTGGTTCGCAGAGTACGGCCTTCCTCTACAGGCAGATGTAGAAGCCGCGACAATGGACCAAGTACTGCCGATGGTGCAGTACGACCTCGGCATTGGCTTCTATCCGGCGGAGCTAGCCGAGCCGGAAATCGCACAGAAACGCATTGTACAAATTCCGCTGACGGAACCGGTTCCTACCCGTTCGGTCTGCTTAATTGAAGATACTGCCCGACCGCTGAGCATGGCGGCAAAGGCACTGAAACAAATGCTGCCGGAAGAACACTGA